One window from the genome of Burkholderiales bacterium encodes:
- a CDS encoding UDP-N-acetylmuramoyl-L-alanyl-D-glutamate--2,6-diaminopimelate ligase, whose amino-acid sequence MRAVARMAETGRGGGGQLAFDFKVLDALGIPVHAVAIDSRQVQPGDVFLAYPGETADGRQFIPQAIANGAAAVLWEPEGFTWDPAWRVPHLPVAGLRQKVGFIAAEVYGHPSRALWTVGITGTNGKTSCCHWIAQAATFCGRPTAIIGTLGNGLPGALSPATHTTPDPVTLQKLLRQFHDAGVQGVAMEVSSHALDQGRVNGVAFDLAVLTNLSRDHLDYHGTMERYAAAKGQLFHWPELSTAVVNYDDAWGRELAADCRRRGTPVVDYGFEGGEVRGHHLEVSPAGLAFEVTTPWGEGRVESGILGRFNAANLLAVVAALGAGGLPFDRIIAGVCRLKPVPGRMQTLRLPGKPLVVVDYAHTPDALEKVLTTLRELLAESRAAAAGARLIVVFGCGGNRDRGKRPMMGEVASRLADSVVVTSDNPRNEDPAAIIEAIVAGMGANYHVIEDRAAAIDYAIREARPQDVVLIAGKGHETYQEIRGTRLPFSDVEVAMRALENWK is encoded by the coding sequence ATGAGGGCGGTGGCGCGCATGGCGGAGACGGGGCGGGGCGGTGGCGGCCAGCTCGCCTTCGATTTCAAGGTGCTGGATGCCCTGGGCATTCCCGTGCACGCTGTGGCCATCGACAGCCGGCAGGTTCAGCCCGGGGATGTCTTCCTCGCCTATCCCGGGGAGACCGCCGATGGCCGGCAATTCATTCCCCAGGCCATCGCCAACGGCGCCGCGGCGGTGTTGTGGGAGCCGGAGGGGTTCACCTGGGATCCGGCCTGGCGCGTGCCCCATCTGCCCGTGGCGGGCCTGCGGCAGAAGGTGGGCTTCATCGCCGCGGAGGTCTACGGACATCCTTCCCGCGCCCTGTGGACGGTGGGCATCACCGGCACCAATGGCAAGACCTCCTGCTGCCACTGGATCGCCCAGGCCGCGACCTTCTGCGGCCGGCCCACGGCCATCATCGGCACCCTGGGCAATGGCCTGCCGGGGGCATTGAGCCCGGCCACCCACACCACGCCGGACCCGGTGACGCTGCAGAAACTTTTGCGGCAGTTCCACGATGCAGGCGTTCAGGGCGTCGCCATGGAGGTGTCCTCCCACGCCCTCGACCAGGGGCGGGTGAATGGCGTGGCCTTTGACCTGGCTGTCCTCACCAACCTCTCCCGCGATCACCTGGATTACCACGGCACCATGGAACGCTATGCGGCGGCGAAGGGTCAACTCTTCCACTGGCCGGAACTTTCCACGGCGGTGGTCAATTACGACGATGCCTGGGGGCGGGAACTTGCCGCCGACTGTCGCCGCCGGGGCACGCCGGTGGTGGACTATGGCTTCGAAGGCGGCGAGGTGCGGGGTCATCACCTGGAGGTGTCGCCGGCGGGGCTTGCCTTCGAGGTCACCACGCCCTGGGGCGAGGGCCGCGTGGAAAGCGGCATCCTCGGGCGCTTCAACGCAGCCAACCTGCTGGCGGTGGTGGCCGCCCTGGGCGCCGGGGGATTGCCCTTCGACCGCATCATCGCCGGCGTCTGTCGCCTTAAGCCGGTGCCGGGGCGCATGCAAACCCTTCGCCTGCCGGGCAAACCCCTGGTGGTGGTGGACTATGCCCACACGCCGGATGCGCTGGAAAAAGTCCTCACCACGCTGCGGGAGCTTTTGGCCGAATCCCGCGCCGCTGCGGCGGGTGCGCGGCTCATCGTCGTTTTCGGTTGTGGCGGCAACCGCGACCGCGGCAAGCGTCCCATGATGGGGGAGGTGGCCTCCCGCCTTGCCGACAGTGTGGTGGTGACCAGCGACAACCCCCGCAACGAAGACCCCGCCGCCATCATCGAGGCCATCGTCGCCGGCATGGGCGCCAATTATCACGTCATCGAGGACCGCGCCGCCGCCATCGACTACGCCATCCGCGAGGCAAGGCCGCAGGACGTGGTGCTGATCGCCGGCAAGGGCCACGAAACCTATCAGGAAATCCGCGGCACCCGGCTGCCCTTTTCCGATGTGGAAGTGGCCATGCGTGCGTTGGAGAACTGGAAATGA
- the rsmH gene encoding 16S rRNA (cytosine(1402)-N(4))-methyltransferase RsmH: MARPVGGGPRPGRPRVAAGAGESCPVRKPGEHLPVLLAEAVEALRVREDGVYVDATFGRGGHSREILRRLGPQGRLIVFDRDPEAIAAARSLADPRLVAIHAPFSQLKACLREERVEKVDGVLLDLGLSSPQLDEAGRGFSFRMAGPLDMRMDPTRGRTAADWLAEVDERELTEVLADYGEERFAKQVARAIVAARARGPIVDTRQLAQIVAQAVPTREPGQDPATRTFQAIRIYINRELEELSLVLPQCVDVLRPGGRLVVISFHSLEDRIVKRFLRTEARPDTLPPRLPLRAEELPKPRLVLVGKPVRPAPAEIQANPRARSAVMRVAERTPWRLAA; this comes from the coding sequence ATGGCGCGCCCAGTTGGAGGAGGCCCTCGCCCAGGGCGACCGCGTGTTGCCGCCGGAGCTGGGGAATCTTGCCCTGTGAGGAAACCGGGCGAGCACCTGCCGGTGCTCCTTGCGGAGGCGGTGGAGGCGTTGCGGGTGAGAGAGGACGGCGTGTACGTGGATGCCACCTTTGGCCGCGGCGGTCACAGCCGGGAAATCCTGCGCCGGCTGGGTCCGCAGGGACGCCTGATCGTCTTCGACCGCGATCCGGAAGCCATTGCCGCAGCGCGAAGCCTTGCGGATCCCCGCCTGGTGGCCATCCACGCGCCCTTTTCGCAACTCAAAGCGTGCCTGCGTGAGGAGCGGGTGGAAAAGGTGGACGGGGTGTTACTGGACCTGGGGCTTTCCTCGCCGCAGCTTGACGAGGCGGGACGCGGTTTCAGCTTTCGCATGGCGGGTCCCTTGGACATGCGCATGGACCCCACCCGGGGGAGGACAGCCGCAGATTGGCTGGCCGAAGTCGATGAACGCGAATTGACAGAGGTGTTGGCCGATTATGGTGAAGAGCGGTTTGCTAAACAGGTTGCAAGAGCGATTGTTGCGGCGCGCGCGCGAGGGCCGATTGTTGACACCCGACAGCTTGCCCAGATCGTGGCTCAAGCCGTGCCCACGCGTGAGCCAGGCCAGGATCCGGCGACGCGCACCTTTCAGGCTATACGGATTTACATCAATCGGGAGCTCGAGGAGCTCTCGCTAGTGTTGCCCCAGTGTGTGGACGTGCTCCGTCCGGGTGGCCGTCTGGTGGTGATCAGCTTTCACTCCCTGGAAGACCGTATCGTCAAGCGCTTCCTGCGCACTGAAGCGCGTCCCGACACGCTGCCGCCGCGGCTTCCCCTGCGCGCCGAGGAACTGCCCAAACCGCGGCTCGTCCTGGTGGGCAAACCGGTGCGTCCTGCTCCCGCGGAAATCCAGGCCAACCCCCGCGCGCGCAGCGCCGTGATGCGGGTTGCGGAACGTACACCCTGGAGGCTTGCCGCATGA
- the ftsL gene encoding cell division protein FtsL: protein MIRLNLVLLGIVVACALGVVTSQHKARQLYAELQHAEEQAKNMNTEYGQLQLEQSTWSMHARIEKIASERLQMKVPEPSRIHVLLPADGTNP from the coding sequence ATGATCCGCCTCAACCTGGTGCTCCTTGGCATCGTCGTCGCCTGTGCGCTCGGCGTGGTCACCTCCCAGCACAAGGCCCGGCAACTCTACGCCGAGCTGCAGCACGCCGAGGAGCAGGCCAAGAACATGAACACAGAATACGGTCAGTTGCAACTGGAACAGAGCACCTGGTCGATGCATGCGCGCATCGAGAAAATCGCCAGTGAGCGGTTGCAGATGAAGGTGCCCGAGCCTTCGCGCATCCACGTGCTTCTGCCCGCGGATGGGACGAACCCATGA
- a CDS encoding diguanylate cyclase yields MPHPRPAFRVTAALLALAFTEFLVLALLHRLLPAQGAPLWLDLVAAMALLPAGLPLLRWLVLRPLEAEGRRAEARSRADLEALLDAINESALLISPEGQVLAINGTGAQRLKQTPQAMVGRPLWDFLPPEVAESRKLKLAEVTRSGQPLQFEDTLDGRDYLIRMQPIVDGGGVRLVAVYARDITEAHRRLAMECLLREMDEQLLAGRYPEALLEFFCEAVARTLRLALVAVVRREQEGTLCLMAANGPAARLREALGQRPGEESPAARAVELGEAQLLYLDDAAPAPWCEAARQEGVAAVYSLPIVVRGRIWGALSAYGRAREAFADAELLHLLQRGVTHLAAALAAAFEQAQLRLLQTALATAANAIFITDREGRIEWANEAFSRLSGYAPEEILGHTPRLFKSGVHDAAYYQNLWSTILAGQTFVSQTTDRRKDGSLYTVHQIITPVRDARGEIQHFIATHEDITDALAAQARIERLAYFDTVTGLPNRSLFFDRLEQALALARRNGSRVALLFLDLDRFKPVNDIHGHEVGDALLRVVAERLLSCVREADTVARFAGDEFTVILPGIGHRNDAVRVAEKILEAIGAPFQVAGHVLHIGVSIGIALFPDDATEAQSLIARADTAMYRAKSAGRHTWRNPSQ; encoded by the coding sequence ATGCCTCATCCGCGCCCCGCTTTCCGCGTCACTGCGGCCCTGCTCGCCCTGGCCTTCACGGAATTCCTGGTTCTGGCTTTGCTACACCGGCTACTGCCGGCACAAGGCGCGCCCCTGTGGCTTGACCTCGTCGCCGCAATGGCCCTGCTACCGGCGGGGCTGCCGCTCCTCCGCTGGCTCGTGCTACGTCCCTTGGAGGCCGAGGGAAGGCGGGCGGAGGCGCGAAGCAGGGCCGATCTCGAGGCCCTGCTCGATGCCATCAACGAGTCGGCGCTCCTCATCAGCCCCGAGGGCCAGGTGCTGGCCATCAACGGGACCGGCGCACAGCGCCTCAAGCAGACGCCCCAGGCCATGGTGGGCCGGCCCCTGTGGGATTTTTTGCCCCCGGAGGTGGCGGAAAGCCGCAAGCTCAAGCTGGCGGAAGTCACCCGCTCCGGACAGCCGCTGCAGTTTGAGGACACGCTCGATGGCCGCGACTACCTCATCCGCATGCAACCCATCGTGGACGGTGGCGGTGTGCGTCTTGTGGCCGTCTATGCCCGGGACATCACGGAAGCCCACCGCCGGCTTGCCATGGAATGCCTGCTGCGGGAAATGGACGAGCAGCTCCTGGCAGGGCGCTACCCGGAAGCCCTGCTCGAGTTTTTCTGCGAGGCGGTGGCCCGAACCTTGCGGCTTGCCCTCGTCGCGGTCGTGCGCCGGGAGCAGGAGGGCACACTATGCCTGATGGCCGCTAATGGGCCCGCCGCCCGCTTACGCGAGGCCCTGGGCCAAAGGCCGGGGGAGGAAAGTCCCGCCGCCCGCGCCGTGGAGCTTGGCGAGGCACAGCTTTTATACCTCGACGATGCCGCGCCCGCCCCTTGGTGCGAGGCGGCGCGGCAGGAGGGGGTGGCCGCCGTCTACAGCCTGCCCATCGTGGTACGGGGCAGAATCTGGGGGGCCTTGTCCGCCTATGGGAGGGCGCGCGAAGCCTTCGCCGATGCGGAGCTTTTGCACCTGCTGCAGAGGGGGGTGACCCATCTGGCCGCGGCGCTCGCGGCCGCCTTCGAGCAGGCGCAATTGCGTCTTTTGCAGACGGCGCTTGCCACGGCGGCCAATGCCATTTTCATCACCGACCGGGAGGGCCGCATTGAGTGGGCGAACGAGGCCTTCAGCCGTTTGAGCGGCTATGCGCCGGAAGAAATCCTGGGCCACACACCGCGCCTCTTCAAGTCCGGTGTCCACGACGCGGCTTATTACCAGAATCTCTGGTCCACCATCCTCGCCGGCCAGACCTTCGTCAGCCAAACCACTGACCGGCGCAAGGACGGCAGTCTCTACACCGTGCATCAGATCATCACCCCGGTGCGGGATGCCCGGGGCGAAATCCAGCATTTCATCGCCACCCACGAGGACATCACCGATGCCCTCGCCGCCCAGGCCCGCATCGAGCGCCTGGCCTACTTCGACACCGTCACCGGACTGCCCAACCGCAGCCTCTTCTTCGACCGCCTGGAGCAGGCGCTCGCGCTTGCCCGTCGCAATGGCAGCAGAGTGGCGCTCCTCTTCCTCGACCTGGACCGTTTCAAACCGGTGAACGACATCCACGGCCACGAAGTGGGCGATGCCCTGCTCAGGGTGGTGGCGGAGCGGCTTCTTTCCTGTGTGCGGGAAGCCGACACCGTGGCCCGCTTCGCCGGCGACGAATTCACGGTGATCCTCCCCGGCATCGGCCACCGTAACGATGCCGTGCGGGTGGCCGAGAAAATCCTGGAGGCAATCGGCGCGCCCTTCCAGGTGGCAGGCCATGTGCTCCACATCGGCGTCAGTATCGGCATCGCCCTTTTCCCGGACGACGCCACCGAGGCCCAGTCGCTGATCGCCCGTGCCGATACCGCCATGTATCGGGCCAAGAGCGCCGGCCGCCACACCTGGCGCAATCCCTCCCAGTGA
- a CDS encoding penicillin-binding protein 2, translating into MMAPAAALPVKLPVWRARLLLVVLLATFVVLAGRAFYLQGVNKDFLRQKGEARYSRVITLKANRGNILDRNGEPLAISTPVESVAASPRDVEITPQQLARLAQLLNMPAADLKRRLADDKRDFVYLKRQLPPDVAERVLSLNIPGIFLQREYRRFYPYGDQTAHLIGFTDVDDRGQEGVELAFDARLSGINGSRRVLKDRLGNIIEGVESIRAPQDGQPVTLSIDRNIQYLAYRELVAAVVQHRARAGAVVVLDARTGEVLALVNQPSYNPNRRSKDVPPAYMRNRAVTDVFEPGSTLKPFTAAMALEADRVRPDTVIQTAPGILTIGPATIRDVHSAGAITVAQVIQKSSNVGAAKMALMLPAEYMYDRFQKLGFGRPPGMGFPGEAAGRLRPAKLWRPIEQATMSYGHGISVSLLQLARAYTVFANDGELRELSLLRLDHPAPSHRVFSAATARAVRAMLELVVQAGGTAPRAQVVGYRVAGKTGTAHKLNANGTYAEDRYVASFVGMAPASDPRLIVAVMIDEPGNGQYYGGQVAAPVFSRIMAGALRMLSVPPDNPGANVFPDFPEIQEST; encoded by the coding sequence ATGATGGCGCCGGCTGCCGCCCTGCCGGTGAAGCTGCCCGTGTGGCGGGCGCGGCTCCTCCTCGTCGTCCTGCTTGCCACCTTCGTCGTGCTGGCCGGACGCGCCTTCTACCTGCAGGGGGTGAACAAGGATTTTCTGCGGCAGAAAGGCGAGGCCCGCTACAGCCGCGTCATCACCCTGAAGGCCAACCGCGGCAACATCCTCGACCGCAACGGGGAACCGCTTGCCATCAGCACCCCGGTGGAATCGGTGGCGGCAAGCCCCCGCGATGTGGAAATCACGCCCCAGCAGTTGGCGCGGCTTGCGCAACTCCTCAATATGCCCGCCGCCGATCTGAAGCGCCGCCTTGCCGATGACAAACGCGACTTCGTCTATCTCAAACGCCAGTTGCCGCCGGATGTGGCGGAACGGGTGCTGAGCCTCAACATTCCCGGCATCTTCCTGCAGCGGGAGTACCGGCGCTTTTACCCCTACGGCGACCAGACGGCGCATCTCATCGGCTTCACCGATGTGGATGACCGCGGCCAGGAGGGAGTGGAGCTTGCCTTCGATGCGCGTCTTTCCGGCATCAACGGCAGCCGCCGCGTGCTCAAGGATCGCCTGGGGAACATCATCGAAGGCGTGGAAAGCATCCGCGCGCCCCAGGATGGCCAGCCGGTGACCCTTTCCATCGACCGCAACATCCAGTACCTCGCCTATCGGGAACTGGTGGCCGCGGTGGTGCAGCATCGCGCCCGGGCGGGTGCGGTGGTGGTGCTGGATGCGCGCACGGGCGAGGTGCTGGCGCTCGTCAACCAGCCCAGCTACAACCCCAACCGGCGGAGCAAGGACGTGCCGCCCGCCTACATGCGCAACCGGGCGGTGACCGATGTCTTCGAGCCGGGCTCCACCCTCAAGCCCTTCACCGCCGCCATGGCGCTGGAGGCGGATCGGGTGCGTCCGGATACCGTCATCCAGACCGCACCGGGCATCCTGACCATCGGCCCGGCCACCATCCGCGACGTGCATTCGGCGGGGGCGATCACCGTGGCCCAGGTGATCCAGAAATCCTCCAACGTGGGCGCGGCGAAGATGGCCCTCATGCTGCCCGCCGAATACATGTACGACCGTTTTCAGAAACTGGGCTTTGGCCGGCCGCCCGGCATGGGCTTTCCCGGGGAGGCGGCGGGCAGGCTGCGGCCGGCGAAGCTCTGGCGGCCCATCGAGCAGGCCACCATGTCCTACGGGCATGGCATTTCGGTGAGCCTCCTGCAGCTTGCGCGGGCCTACACCGTGTTCGCCAACGATGGGGAACTGCGGGAGCTTTCCCTGTTGCGCCTCGATCATCCCGCACCCAGCCACCGGGTGTTCTCCGCCGCCACCGCGCGGGCGGTGCGCGCCATGCTGGAGCTGGTGGTGCAGGCGGGGGGCACGGCGCCGCGGGCGCAGGTGGTGGGCTATCGGGTGGCGGGCAAGACCGGCACCGCCCACAAACTCAATGCCAATGGCACCTATGCGGAGGACCGCTACGTGGCGAGCTTCGTCGGCATGGCGCCGGCTTCCGATCCCCGCCTCATCGTCGCCGTGATGATCGACGAGCCCGGCAACGGCCAGTATTACGGCGGGCAGGTGGCCGCCCCCGTCTTCTCCCGCATCATGGCCGGAGCGCTGCGCATGCTGTCGGTACCCCCGGACAATCCGGGGGCCAACGTCTTCCCCGACTTCCCGGAAATTCAGGAGAGCACATGA
- the ppc gene encoding phosphoenolpyruvate carboxylase has product MIFGRIPLFVRAPMDAASRRQELKRRERQLSLLLSKILKRQLPPAVYGALGALRTGFAALRGAENSRLSQALMEMIEGFDAQALTQIVRAAGVYFSLLNIAEESIALKERRQAIRATAHMWPGSFHDTLLGLRKAGFSAAQVETLVSRLCFMPVITAHPSEAKRRTIKGALRNIFLTMESLNEGRLLPFQRAELIQRLTNQIQILWKTDEVRATRLDVRDEIRAGLSYFPLSLFEATVQVHRNLRRAMGDVYGEAAAARLDTRRLLRFGSWIGGDRDGHPGVTAEVTHLAWLMQARTALEEYSARLAALSEQLSYSLRLCQPSAAFLESLKEDAHYAALRFAAQPNRYQQEPYRRKLEIMRYRVRRNLALVQAAIDGEAVEGEEPGYASADGLLRDLYLIRDSLIQHGDEAVAAAELTDLIRLVETFGFHLLQLDVRQESAVHTRAVAEILKAALDVDYLALEEGARLELLADLVGRPEVLEFDVEKLSGETQEALRVFRVIAHHRRTLGPACFGRYVISMTHHASHVMEVMFLAALAGLAGRVAGNWFCHLGASPLFETIDDLARVGQVLEQLYALPAYRQLLEAFGEGQEVMLGYSDSCKDGGILASAWSLYQAQKKILALSDRYGIPCRLFHGRGGTLGRGGGPTHEAILAQPPGTVRGELKLTEQGEVLFYKYNNMETAVYELTLALTGVLKASTHLVGEVREDREDYARVMDDIARAGEIAYRALTEQTPHFMDYFYEATPVQEIGLLNIGSRPSHRRQGDRSRGSVRAISWVFAWAQSRHALPAWYGIGAALEAWCGGDAARLALLKQMYRDWPFFRTLLSNAQMALAKADFRIAHEYARLCSDPAYGEGVYGIIAAEYARSVREILRVAQADTLLADNPVLALSWDHRRFYLDPLNYLQTVVLRKFRADGREDSPWLEPLLRSINAIAAGMRNTG; this is encoded by the coding sequence GTGATTTTTGGCAGGATTCCGCTTTTTGTCCGCGCCCCCATGGATGCCGCCAGCCGTCGCCAGGAACTCAAGCGCCGCGAACGGCAGCTTTCGCTGCTGTTGTCCAAGATCCTCAAGCGGCAACTGCCCCCCGCCGTCTATGGGGCGCTGGGTGCGCTGCGCACGGGCTTTGCCGCCTTGCGGGGGGCCGAGAACAGCCGCTTGAGCCAAGCCCTCATGGAGATGATCGAGGGCTTCGATGCCCAGGCCCTGACCCAGATCGTGCGTGCCGCCGGGGTGTATTTCAGCCTGCTCAACATCGCGGAGGAATCCATTGCTCTGAAGGAGCGGCGCCAGGCCATCCGCGCCACCGCTCACATGTGGCCCGGTTCCTTCCACGACACCCTGCTGGGCTTGCGAAAGGCGGGCTTTTCCGCAGCGCAGGTGGAAACCCTGGTCAGCCGCCTCTGCTTCATGCCGGTGATCACCGCCCATCCTTCGGAAGCCAAGCGGCGCACCATCAAGGGGGCTCTGCGCAATATCTTCCTCACCATGGAGAGCCTGAACGAGGGACGGCTGCTGCCCTTTCAGCGCGCGGAGCTCATCCAGCGCTTGACCAACCAGATCCAGATCCTGTGGAAGACGGACGAGGTGCGTGCCACGCGGCTCGACGTGCGGGATGAAATCCGCGCCGGCCTGTCGTATTTTCCCCTGTCGCTTTTCGAGGCGACGGTGCAGGTGCACCGCAACCTGCGCCGCGCCATGGGGGATGTCTATGGCGAGGCGGCCGCCGCCCGGCTGGATACGCGGCGGCTTTTGCGCTTCGGTTCCTGGATCGGCGGCGACCGGGACGGGCATCCCGGTGTCACCGCGGAGGTGACCCATCTGGCCTGGCTCATGCAGGCGCGCACTGCGCTGGAGGAGTATTCGGCGCGGCTTGCCGCCCTCTCCGAGCAGCTTTCCTACTCCCTGCGCCTGTGCCAGCCCTCGGCGGCCTTCCTCGAAAGCCTGAAGGAGGATGCCCACTATGCGGCGCTGCGCTTTGCCGCCCAGCCCAACCGCTACCAGCAGGAGCCCTACCGGCGCAAGCTGGAAATCATGCGCTACCGGGTGCGGCGCAATCTGGCCCTGGTGCAGGCCGCCATCGACGGCGAGGCGGTGGAGGGCGAGGAGCCGGGTTATGCCAGCGCCGACGGGCTTTTGCGCGATCTCTACCTCATCCGGGATTCCCTCATCCAGCACGGTGACGAAGCGGTGGCGGCGGCGGAGCTCACCGATCTCATCCGCCTCGTGGAAACCTTTGGCTTTCACCTGCTGCAACTGGACGTGCGGCAGGAGTCGGCGGTGCACACCCGGGCGGTGGCGGAAATCCTCAAGGCGGCCCTCGACGTCGATTACCTGGCGCTGGAAGAAGGGGCGAGGCTTGAACTTCTCGCCGACCTGGTGGGCCGGCCGGAGGTACTGGAGTTCGACGTGGAGAAGCTGAGCGGCGAGACCCAGGAAGCGCTGCGGGTCTTCCGCGTCATCGCCCATCACCGGCGCACGCTGGGGCCGGCCTGTTTCGGCCGTTATGTGATTTCCATGACCCACCACGCCAGCCACGTCATGGAGGTGATGTTCCTCGCTGCCCTCGCCGGGCTGGCGGGACGGGTGGCGGGCAACTGGTTCTGCCATCTGGGGGCAAGCCCCCTCTTCGAGACCATCGACGATCTCGCGCGGGTGGGGCAGGTGCTGGAACAGCTCTACGCCCTGCCCGCCTACCGGCAGCTCCTGGAGGCGTTTGGTGAAGGGCAGGAGGTGATGCTGGGCTATTCCGATTCCTGCAAGGATGGCGGCATCCTCGCCTCGGCCTGGTCCCTCTATCAGGCGCAGAAGAAGATTCTCGCCCTCTCCGACCGCTATGGCATTCCCTGTCGCCTCTTCCACGGCCGCGGCGGCACCCTGGGGCGCGGCGGCGGCCCCACCCACGAGGCCATCCTCGCCCAGCCGCCGGGCACGGTGCGCGGTGAACTCAAGCTCACCGAACAGGGCGAGGTGTTGTTCTACAAGTACAACAACATGGAAACGGCGGTCTATGAGCTCACGCTGGCGCTCACCGGCGTGCTCAAGGCGAGCACCCATCTCGTGGGCGAGGTGAGGGAGGATCGCGAGGACTATGCCCGGGTGATGGACGACATCGCCCGCGCCGGGGAGATCGCCTACCGGGCGCTCACGGAGCAGACGCCGCACTTTATGGATTACTTCTACGAGGCCACACCGGTGCAGGAAATCGGCCTGCTCAACATCGGTTCCCGCCCTTCCCACCGCCGCCAGGGCGACCGTTCCCGCGGTTCGGTGAGGGCCATCTCCTGGGTGTTCGCCTGGGCGCAGTCACGTCATGCGCTGCCGGCCTGGTATGGCATCGGCGCCGCCCTCGAAGCCTGGTGTGGTGGGGATGCGGCGCGCCTTGCCCTGCTCAAGCAGATGTACCGGGACTGGCCCTTCTTCCGCACCCTGCTTTCCAACGCCCAGATGGCGCTGGCCAAGGCCGATTTCCGCATCGCCCATGAATACGCGCGCCTGTGCAGCGACCCGGCTTACGGGGAAGGGGTGTATGGCATCATCGCCGCGGAATATGCCCGCTCGGTGCGGGAGATTCTCCGTGTGGCGCAGGCGGACACCCTGCTCGCGGATAACCCCGTCCTCGCCCTCTCCTGGGATCACCGGCGTTTCTACCTCGACCCCCTCAACTATCTGCAGACCGTGGTGTTGCGCAAATTCCGCGCTGACGGCCGCGAGGACAGTCCCTGGCTCGAGCCCCTGCTGCGCTCCATCAACGCCATCGCCGCCGGCATGCGCAACACCGGCTGA
- the mraZ gene encoding division/cell wall cluster transcriptional repressor MraZ, which translates to MFRGATALSLDAKGRLAVPARHREALQVQGGGRLVLTAHPHRCLLLYPQPEWEPIQEKIMALPSLDKQASLLQRLLVGFAEDVEMDGAGRVLISPVLREFAGLEKQVMLVGQGSHFEVWSEASWRAQLEEALAQGDRVLPPELGNLAL; encoded by the coding sequence ATGTTTCGCGGCGCGACGGCGCTGAGCCTGGATGCCAAGGGGCGGCTCGCCGTCCCCGCCCGGCACCGGGAAGCCCTTCAAGTGCAGGGCGGGGGCCGGCTCGTGCTCACCGCTCATCCCCATCGTTGTCTCCTTCTCTATCCCCAGCCCGAGTGGGAACCCATCCAAGAGAAGATCATGGCCCTGCCCAGCCTGGATAAGCAGGCGAGCCTCCTGCAGCGCCTGCTCGTGGGTTTTGCCGAGGACGTGGAAATGGATGGCGCCGGCCGGGTGCTCATCTCGCCGGTGCTGCGGGAATTCGCCGGACTGGAAAAACAGGTGATGCTGGTGGGGCAGGGCAGCCATTTCGAAGTATGGAGCGAGGCGTCATGGCGCGCCCAGTTGGAGGAGGCCCTCGCCCAGGGCGACCGCGTGTTGCCGCCGGAGCTGGGGAATCTTGCCCTGTGA